CACGACGTGAGCGGCGAGGTGCTCGCGCGCGGAGCGCCGCCGGGAACCGCGCGCTGGCACCGCGCCGGGCTGGCGTTCGCGTTCGCGACGCGAGGCGACTGGCGGGGCGCGCTGAAGATCGCCTCGGCCGATCCGTTGGGGCCCTACGAGCTGGTGCCGCCGACCGCGTACGGATTCGCGGCCGCGGCCGCCTGGCTCGGCGAGCTGCCGGCCGATGAGGCCGCCGCGTTCCGCCCCAGGACCGCCTGGCTCGAGGCCCAGACGAACGCCGAGGACGGGGCGGAGGTCGCCTTGCTGGACGGACTCGTGGCCTATGCCGGCGGAGACGGCGCTGCCCTCGCTGCGGCGCGCGAGCGAGCGACGGGCGCCGCCGCTGCCCACTCCGATTTGCTGGACGGGACGCTCGCGGCCTACCAGCTTGCGCTCGACGGCGACAGCGCCGCCGCGGGGCGGGCCCTCGCCGACCTCGAGGAGACGGGCGTGGACGACCTCGCCTGGCGCGGCGGGCGCCACCCCTGGCTCACCCCGATCAACAGGATCGCCGCCGCGAGGTGGCTCTCAGCCGCGGGCGACACCGCCCGCGCCCTGCGCCTGCTGGGGTGGGAGGAAACGTTCTTGCCGCAGCGCGCCCGCTTCCTCTGGCCCGCCGGCATCGCTGTGAGCCCGCACGCGTCCCTCATCCGTGCCCGCCTGCACGCCGGCCGCGGCGACGCCGCGCGCGCGACGTTCCACTACGAGACGGTGCTGGACCGCTACGACCGCGCGCAGGGGCTGGCGATCGAGGCGGAGGAGGAGTTGGAGAGGCTGGGGGAGGGGGAATGATAATCGTACGCCGGACAGACGCATGCCTGAGATACCGATCGTTTCGCGTATCCTGGAGACCGCGCTCTACGTCGACGACCTGCCGGAGTCGAGGCGGTTCTACGAGACCGTGCTCGGCCTGACCCCGATGTTCGCCTCGGACCGACTCATTGCGATGGATGCCGGAGAGGGCACCGTCCTCCTTCTCTTTCGGCGCAGAGCCACCTCCGCCGGCGCCCCGACCCCCGGTGGCCGGATACCACCCCACGACGGGGATGGGCCGGCGCATTTTGCGTTCGCCATCCGCCCCGAGGACCTCACGGGGTGGCGCGAACGGCTTGCGGAGCACGGCGTCGAGATCGAAAGCGAGGTTCGCTGGGATCGCGGGGGCTCGAGCCTGTACTTCCGGGACCCGGACAATCATTCCGTGGAGCTGGCGACCCCCGGGGTGTGGCCTATCTACTGATCGGACGAGGAGACGGGTGGTCGCCCGCCCTATCGCCAACGCCTCACGACGAGCTTAAGATCACGGGGTCTGCCACAGCTTTGGTCGGAGGACCATGATGCCTACCTATGACTATCATTGCGTCGACTGCGGAAAGGACTTCTTCGTCATCGAGCACATCTCTGAGCACGGGTCATCGAAGCCCGAGTGCCCGGAATGCAAGAGCACGAAGGTCGAGCGGGTAATCTCCAACGTGATGGTCAAGACGACGAAGAAGAGCTGACCCTGCCGTACGCGGTAAGGCCGTGGAGTACCGCCATTAGGCCGGACTGCGGCTGTGGCGCTCGGACGCGTTCGGCCGTTCGAAGCGTTTCATGGCATACTACCCGGCTTGTTCGACGGCCGGCCGTCCCGGCTATACCGCGCCTTCCGCTCGGCGGTGTTCCGATCTCAGGCTAGCTGAGTCGCGCGAACAGCCCACCAATCACACAG
This Gemmatimonadota bacterium DNA region includes the following protein-coding sequences:
- a CDS encoding VOC family protein, coding for MPEIPIVSRILETALYVDDLPESRRFYETVLGLTPMFASDRLIAMDAGEGTVLLLFRRRATSAGAPTPGGRIPPHDGDGPAHFAFAIRPEDLTGWRERLAEHGVEIESEVRWDRGGSSLYFRDPDNHSVELATPGVWPIY
- a CDS encoding zinc ribbon domain-containing protein, producing MMPTYDYHCVDCGKDFFVIEHISEHGSSKPECPECKSTKVERVISNVMVKTTKKS